Proteins from one Methanobrevibacter thaueri genomic window:
- a CDS encoding MFS transporter, translated as MSYNPKVLLYILMLSTMGINTPLSIIGMISQISEHFATSIAVSGLYVSSFTFTIAVTGLFIPVLFSRFEIKRTFIAILGIFAVSNLVIIFTGNIYIASFFRILSAVFYPAFIAIALTFCEKIAPENQQQDYITRILLGISIGSIVGLPITTGLGTIFGYQVAMSWIFLFNLMTLILIAIFFPRLPGESKSYEMPLSSLKSREFVLATVGIIMMPIGASIVYNYIPYFLQTVSHVYTYRLSIFLFAYGVISIFGTWLGGKMIAKKDKATLIVFQLVCAAVFLGMHAFADYLIPVLILILIFGILDGMGYNLIQYIEASVLPDTPELANGIFLSVLNGGIALGIAIGGFLVDGFGVMSIFIGGILFLLLAFFFLTYVILVLKTPLKY; from the coding sequence ATGAGCTATAATCCAAAAGTACTGTTATACATATTGATGCTTTCAACAATGGGCATAAACACTCCATTGAGCATAATAGGCATGATATCACAGATATCCGAGCATTTTGCCACATCCATTGCCGTTTCCGGGTTATACGTTTCATCCTTCACATTCACGATTGCCGTAACAGGGCTTTTCATACCTGTCCTGTTTTCAAGGTTCGAGATCAAAAGGACATTCATCGCAATACTCGGGATTTTTGCGGTGTCAAACCTTGTAATCATTTTCACAGGAAACATCTACATTGCAAGCTTTTTCAGAATCCTTTCGGCGGTCTTCTATCCGGCGTTCATCGCAATCGCCCTGACCTTCTGCGAGAAGATAGCGCCGGAAAATCAGCAGCAGGACTACATCACAAGGATCCTCCTCGGCATTTCAATCGGAAGCATTGTCGGATTGCCGATTACAACAGGATTGGGGACAATCTTCGGCTATCAGGTCGCCATGAGCTGGATTTTCCTCTTCAATCTCATGACATTAATATTGATTGCAATATTCTTCCCTAGATTGCCCGGCGAGTCAAAAAGCTATGAAATGCCTTTGTCCTCTTTAAAGTCAAGGGAATTCGTTTTGGCCACTGTCGGCATCATAATGATGCCAATAGGCGCAAGCATAGTCTACAACTACATTCCATACTTCCTGCAGACTGTCAGCCATGTCTATACATACAGGCTGAGCATTTTCCTTTTTGCCTATGGTGTAATCTCCATTTTCGGCACATGGCTGGGCGGAAAGATGATTGCAAAAAAGGACAAAGCAACACTGATCGTTTTCCAGCTGGTGTGTGCAGCGGTGTTTTTGGGAATGCATGCCTTTGCCGATTATCTGATTCCTGTCTTGATACTGATTTTGATATTTGGAATATTGGATGGTATGGGCTATAACTTGATTCAATACATCGAGGCGTCAGTTCTGCCCGACACTCCAGAACTTGCCAATGGCATATTTTTAAGCGTCTTGAACGGCGGAATCGCCCTTGGTATTGCAATCGGAGGATTTTTGGTTGACGGTTTTGGTGTAATGTCCATTTTCATCGGTGGAATATTATTTTTACTCCTTGCATTCTTTTTCTTGACTTATGTCATTTTGGTTTTGAAAACACCATTAAAATATTAA